GTCACTCATTTATACTACATAAAGGAAAATGGAATGTTTAGTACATTAGAGAATGTTAGTGGTCGCGCGCTTGCAAGCGCAAACTAGCTGTTGGCAAgaccaaacaaaaaacaaattaatgctCTGACTGCACGAGATTCTGACATTAATTCTCGGAGAAGCTGGAATATTACGGCTGCTATTGCAAATATAAAATACTGTAAGGGcttattgtatgtatgttacgttAGTTTCGTTGAAGGCATGCCATTATTTGTACTTGTCGATCTACAGAGCGCAGTATGAACTGAGAATACAGCTAATCTTTCTATCTGGAGGCCTCGACAACGAGGCCCTGTTCTACGAGAGACTAGACATTACCGAAAAAACACTTGTCATAAAAATCGGTCTTTATAAAGGGCCTTTAGATACATATATCTAACCATATCTTAACAGATAAAATCTCTAGGACGATACACATTTCGCTATTAAATGCAAATTCATGGAATTCAATATTATTCAGTAAGACGTACGTACTTGGTCTCATCTTACTTATTATGCTACTAAGATTCCCGAATACATCACATCGCACCAGACAACGCAGTTGGATATTACAAGGTTCACGTATCCCAATGTCACCGTTACGAAGTTAAATCATTTAATAGTAAGTAGTTTAGTCACACGGCTATTGTTCTATCCAATGTTTAGGTGTAGTCGATGTCACTTGAGGACGGTATCGCCAGGAGTACCGTTATACTGGACTCGATCCGAAGCCACAGCGACATACTAATATAACGTATGCTTTGGGTAACAATTTAAATCCTTAACCTAGTtgcacattttaataaaaacacgcACATATTAAGACTTACATTATGTAACGCTTTTACAGcactattaaaatatattacgaGATTTCAAACAACACGCGATATAACAATCGACACTTAACTAAGACCCCAGTACTATTCCCTGTCATATAGTCGTCGCCTCCATGTCTGTGACGAAACGGTGCACAGttgcaaaaataaatatctagtgTGGCACTTGACAGTATGCACTGCAGTATGACCTGCGCAGATGCAGGCACAGCGCTCCAGCACCACGGAACACTTACACTAACATATAATGAGCAACCATTCAAACGTTAACAGTTCTTTCTTGGACACCTccgttataaatgtaaaatacatCCAAAATATACAATTAAATATACACTCCATGAAGGCAGTCGTTAGACGCCGAACTGTGAGAATcatcattgttttttaattcctCACAGCCATAGTAAGCTTCGATGGAGTCAAATCACAGGCCACCCACGCAATAATACTTTTAGGCGCAAAAGTTTACCTTTAGATCCTGGCACTGTGATCTAACTCGAAACTTGGGGGGTTAAacaggccacatagaagcaattcacctgaaaagcaatattgtaatttgacatttgcacacataaaagtacttaatgttgacaaatgtcaaacagcattATTGCTTTTCCATGTGAATCGCAATAGGTATTGCCTTTGTAGGCCCCCTGGACGTGTCGCCAGTACAGACGCTGCTTATAGAAAGTAGCTAGCAGGATCTCTGCTGATTACGCGCATGCGGGTAAGACGTAACGTATAGCGACGTCAAACGTAACATCCGTTATAGTAGTACTAGCACCATTATAAGAAAATCTATATTATATGTTTTCTAATACGGATTAAGTATGTGAAAATAAGAATAGCAATTTGAAAGACATActttaaaaatgtatgtattgaaaagtaaataaaagaaaaattaaatttaaaaatcaaaaaatattttcaaaaatagaattttCGAATATACTACTGGTGCTAGCGACTATAACGACGCAAGAAATGTGCCTACTCTGTGCGAGTGTTCCGGACACGTCGGGCAGAGGGCGACACATTACAACGGTGACGTCACTGAGAGCTCGGCTTGTGACGTCACTTGCGGCCGCCCCGCGTCACCAGGGCCTGGAGAGCGGCCAACTGGCTCAGTAGGTTGGCGTTCTTCGATTCCAAAGTCTCCACCCTCTTGCGGTAATCTGTGTTCTCTGATATGAGCATTTCCACTTTCCTCTCCAGTTGATCCATGTACTCTTTCTTTTTGCGTCTACTTTCTTGTGCTGAAATCTGAAAGCAGAACCAGTAAGGTTACTTTCCTGGTTTATgtagaattgggtcgtgtatttggtttaaaataaattatgaaattctgactacTAAAAAAAGAGAGATCTAAATCTAACGAAAAACGTAATAGTATGTCCGACAttctcacgtttttctatgacgtcacaatgttattttttacacaaattccatagtaatctaGTGTTTTGacgattagaaaaaaataactgataTGACTtgagttggaaattagcctattaggTTTCATTAGCATTTATTTCTCTCTATCTAAAGACACGCTTGTCGACTTTCTACAACAACTTTTCAAGCATTTCGGATAACTTGATAACCCTTATAACTGAATGGAGTGGAGTGTAACCTAATACCCCGTTAAAATAGCTACTACGTTGAAATGATTGCtaacagaataaatacattttcctAATATAGAATAACGTATTGAACGGACACTCTGCgacccgcaccaattcgtgtcGATGTTGatttagatttacctcacccccctcgtaGTCTCACTTTAGATTCAGTcggtctcactcacacttacgcgATAGGTGGCACATGAATGTAACTTTCCTTGGCAACGGAGAAGTCAATagctggttggcagagccactatcatGTAAGCTTTTGGTTGtattatctggttgaccaataATAAGGGATACGCGAAAAAACCTATGAAGCTTGCATGATCCAGTGTTGGTCAAAGTCTCATTAAAAACATAGTTTCGTAACTTCTAAAGTGTctagtgtgtgtgtagtgtgtgtttAATGTCTTTtaccttatttttaattttcctcCTGATCTTTTTGAGTGACTTCTCCTCGGCTTTAGTCAGCGGGAGGCGCGTGGGCACGGGATACCCTTCTGCTAGGAGTGTGCGCTTCTCTTCTTCTGTCAGAACTAGTGTGCCTGTCGACCCCTTCTGTAAACGACattattttcttcattaatgtgggaatgaaagattattatgaacgtgatgtgtatgaggtgaagtttatgaacgtATCCTGAGGGGGAGAGAAAGGAAGAGGAAGGAAGATGGCGGCGGTTAGAGATTAGAAgcgattataatttttaaaccaaaaaagaaaatataagaaaacgTTGAACGGTCATGAGCatgaatatgtatacactttggtaccatgtcacattaccttttttgacaaattgaactgtaattcttactaaatgtcaaatatgttagtgcgacagggtcctaaagtgggtacattatattgctcatgactgaacattcaagtgattttatttttacaccacCACCCTACATTAATATACCTGAATGACATAAgtaatttttcatttattttatggaAGATAGGCAAGCATTTGATCACTATCTCATCTGATGGTAAGTACTCAACTCAAAGAAGTGGTCAACGATGCAGCTGAAAATGGGACATTCTTACCtagaaagtaggtacctattcactcttgccttaaAGAGgccaaaatgaaattatttttgagtGGTAGGTAtatgatatttttgattttttagtTTTCAATTTTGATTTATTGGTCAATTTAgcccttggtcttggttccatacaagaccattaacccggccccagggggaacagagtcatcttctctgccctccactggggcaattcctgttcggcgcgtccttgccgcgggggtgggcgcctcttacttcagtaggccggagtgagatggtggctgagttcgaatagggacccagacctacggggtataacgtagaacccttgcccagggatacgggtgaagacctcaacggctgcagaggcggagatgggagccatcggtacggtaatgcaggacggaaggggcatgtcacagggactgtaacctggaacctgacagagggcagcagtaactgtcagtactattcagaggcagaggacaggagtcctagtatggctttgtaatagactactctgggcgccatcccactcgcgtcagacagagtactgcggggcggaaggcaagagggaaaccactgccctatttttccctaaaaagtagcatggagagtattcggaaaatgctacaccgacaagagcgtggctcttaaattgatgatgatggtcaaTTTAGATAAGTATttccaattttattaaaatctacATCACTATAAAACTAGGTCCACGACGTGTGATCATTTTCCCGATCTATTCCTATCACCGATATGTATATGACTGCTATTGTTAACGCAAAAGAAACCATAACGTAATTGATACAAATTTTACATTTCTATAGGTAGGTTGAATACAAAAGCAGCTGTTAAAACCGTAGGTAAGTACGTCTTCCtgaatttcaattaattttcctGCTCTCGTTCTAATGAAGCTAATTTAAATGGCGTATAAACTGCATTGTTACCGGTTGGCTGCTAATTAGCGGCGTATTGATAGGCTGTCTTGAGTGATGGGAGACATAGAGGTGTGTGCGCCtggcgggcgcggggggcgcgggcggcgcggccgaCGCCTCGTGCGCCGGGGACAGGGCACCCTCGCTGTCCGACGAAGACAGTGACGACGGCGGGGTGGGCGGCAGGTTGAAACCTGAAAAGATGATGGGGGAGAAAATTGTAGTTGTGATCTGGAAACGCGTGTAAGATAGTTAATTAACATTTTGTGTTAATTAACGacttccatggtccagtggttgagagttgggctcacgatccggagctcccgagttcgattcccggtggagacatatcacaaaaaatactttgtggtccctagtttggtaaggacattactggctaatcaccagattgtccaaaagtaagacggtccgtgcttcggaaggcacgttaagccgttggttccggttactacttactaatgtaagtaagtactcgttacatgagctatgtcaggggcctttggcggctcaatagtaaccctgacaccaggaggttggagtaccaatctcatcaacccacacgatagaagaagaacacttTGTTTACTGACCTGAAGTGCCCGAGCTGGTGACCTTGATGGACAGCTTGTTGGAGGTGAGCGAGGTCGCGAGGCGAGGAGCCGCGCTCAGCAGCAGCTGTGGCACCCCTGCCGCGCCCACCTTCTGGAGGACTGCTTGTGGCATGTGGATTGTTCCCGTCTAGAATAAGACAACGCGTGGTTAAAGAGCTGGAAACAGTGTACAGTTCAAGGTTTACATGGTTATTATTGGTCATCCCTGTtaaatcactaaatcttttaagagacacagtatacgtttttacaataagattcccattgacattcagaatttacctttgaacagttttaagacagtaattaaactgaaactttgtaaaaaaggttattataatagtattttatgcaacagttgtataagaagggtcaaaaaatgcgagtggcgtgagttgcgatgtgagccttggcgaacatcgcaataagagacgccacgagcattttttgacctagttatacaacgttgcatacaatactttttctacgacgacgtaattttaaacgaaacacaaaaattttccaatttattttccaacgcgcgggaaaatggcgacaaatgtatactttttttatagtatatctatggcaccaaacaaagtaaaggtgccagtttccaggtcaaaaaaaaaaacaacaacaatgcttttttggcgacattatagtacagttacactttgtaaacaatgcttttataggccatagagcgtacactttttcaaagagtttaattatgtatgtacttatattagactttttggttatttaaatgccagattaaagtagaggagtagaaaaagatatgaatgcatgggattagctgtctgggaactgatattaggcagccaaattacacACCTAAAGagcaacagtatttttttaaagaatgtctagtGTCCTGTGCAGAGGTTTTTTTTGCAGCATATACATATGctcgttatataaaaatgacgattcaaagtgtaactatcttacctaatgaataaagatatattttaatttgaatcaATTATATCTAAAGGATCAATTCTGCCATTTTGAACATTTCGCCACAAAGTAAGCCTCCTTTTggaatcttcttcttatatcgtgtgggttgtgaggtggagtaccaaccacatcaaccctggtgtcagggttacaattgagccgccaaaggcccctgacatggctcatgtacgactacttacttacatcagtaagtagtaaccgtgacctatggcttaacgtgccttccgaagcacggatcatcttactttttggacaatcaggtgatcagcctgtaatgtcctaaccaaactagggataccaaagtgatttttgtgatatgtccccacaggattcgaacccgggacctccggatcgtgagccctacgttcaaccactggaccacggaggccgttgtggAATGAAAAGATACAcacaaatttatttaaaagtctATTTGTGAGTTGAGTAAGAATACACTTTTGTGGGTTTCGAACTACATTAGCCAGTAGAATTTTACTTAATTCAGTATTCATTCGCGTGTACCTACTTGTACATGTTACACATTGGTTTGCATACGGCAACGTGCACTTTGCATACGCTTAATTAGAATACAGTTTTTCGGAGAAACTACGcctgtaggtattataattatcaaaataattgaCTTGGATCTCACGCAGGCGAGTGCCAAGGCGAGTGCAAAATGGTTTAAAAAGTGAAAACCTTTCGACCATAGTGAATGTCTTTTACCCGAAACTCTTGGAATGCATCCAAAAGTTGCTCAGACTGGACCGCGCTCTGAAGCATTCAATTACAATAATATGTTTTAAATCGCATCATTCGAAACAATTTCGTAGCAAATTAAAGCCAGAAACACACGCagcaatttgaaattttaaaccATCTTCAAATATGAAGACTCCTTTAACAGCGTCAATTACTTTACAATTTCCGAGCAGTACACGCTTACAGAGAAAGTTGCGAAGTAGGTTTTGTATGAACTTTAGTGACCTCAGTTTTTTGTCTACGAGAGGTCAGATTTGATAGATTGAAAAGGAATAGGCCCGTCGTGGTTCACGTGACTAGTCAAACTTATAATCGGTGTTAAACCGCTTTGATGGCCGCTCTGgcaccttctttctcacgactTATTTAATTGCTCTTTCAAATCTGAACTGTTACCCAGGAACACGTATGGACGTATaggtacacaaaaaaaatcgtttCGTGATCATTAGTCGGATAGGAGAAGcactaaaaaaaactaaaaaaatctaaaataaaataggtttgACGACTGATTATGTTGAATGATCACTTTAATTCGGCCTCtgtgttccagtggttgagctttggtctcacgatccggatgccccgggttcgaaacccggtggggacatatcacaaaaatcactttgtgatccctagtttggtcaggacattacaggctgatcacctgattgtccgtcactaagatgatccgtgtttcggaacaCACGTTGaccctttggtcccggttactactcactgatgtaagtatgtactcgtt
The genomic region above belongs to Pectinophora gossypiella chromosome 4, ilPecGoss1.1, whole genome shotgun sequence and contains:
- the LOC126366296 gene encoding cyclic AMP response element-binding protein A; the encoded protein is MESYFDISNDLKDVWDADIDPEMQDVLDEDEEMSDWLIERDSKSGVVLHDRLMTDAALGSAPIKTEHSYSLHSDAESAPASPHHTKVDDMEDECYPTIPASAWSRRRCSEPEVKAEPKSEPESPASSCPPSPTPNAPLTHLDYVIDHTTGTIHMPQAVLQKVGAAGVPQLLLSAAPRLATSLTSNKLSIKVTSSGTSGFNLPPTPPSSLSSSDSEGALSPAHEASAAPPAPPAPARRTHLYVSHHSRQPINTPLISSQPKGSTGTLVLTEEEKRTLLAEGYPVPTRLPLTKAEEKSLKKIRRKIKNKISAQESRRKKKEYMDQLERKVEMLISENTDYRKRVETLESKNANLLSQLAALQALVTRGGRK